In Dietzia sp. ANT_WB102, the sequence GCGGAAGAGGACCGGGTCGATGCCGTAGCGCCGACCGAACCCGCCGCAGACGCCGGCGACTTTGGAATCGTCCGGGGTCCGGACGGGACGGGTCCGCCACAGGGACCGGAGCTCGGATGGGAGGTCGTTGGTGCTCGTTCTGGACATGACCCCATCGTGGTCCGTCGCGGCTCGCCGCACATCGGGGACCGACCCTGAGATCCGGACCCCGGGGATCTCGGGGTCGTACCCCGATGCGTCCCCGGGGGCGATCTGTGACCATTGTGTCCATGAGTGAGAACGCGACCGGGCCCGCGTCGGCCGCTGCGGCCCGGCCGGTGCCCCCGGTCGCCGGACCGACGATGCGGCCCCTCGCGGTGCCGGCGGCCGATTTCCGTTGGTATCCGCAGCTGACCCGGGTCTCCGAGGGCTCCGTGGTCGCCGGTGTGTGCGCGGGTCTGGCCGAGCACCTCGGGGTGCGGGTCAACTACGTCCGACTGGCGATGGTCCTGTTGGCGACGCTCTCCGGCGCCGGCGTGGCCCTGTACTCGGCCCTGTGGGCGCTCACCCGGACGGCGCCTGCCCGGGTGGGTGCGGGCCGGGTCGACGAGCGCGAGCGTCGGCGCGGCATGGCGCTGGTCGTCGTCGCGGTGGCGGGCGCGGTGCTGTCGTTCATGGTGACCACTGCCACGGGACTGAGCGTCATCGTCCCCGTCCTCGTCGTGGCCCTGGGGGCCGGGTTGGTGTGGCAGCAATACGACGGTGGGGGACGAGTCGCCCCGCGATCAGTCTTCGACTGGGCCAGGGTCACGGCAGGGGCCACCCTCGTCGTCGTCGGTCTCGCCGTCGTCGTGCTCGGTCAGGTCGAGCTCGCCGCCCTACGGTCGTCCCTCCTCGCGGTCGTGGCCACCCTCGTCGGCGTAGGGCTGCTCAGTGTGCCGGTGGGGTTGCGACTGTGGCGGTCACTCGAGGAGGAGCGCGCGGCGCGGATTCGCGAGGCCGAACGCAGTCACATCGCCTCCCACCTGCACGATTCAGTCCTGCAGACACTGGCGCTCATCCAGAAGCGGTCCGATGACCCGGGACAGGTGGCGCGGCTGGCCCGCCGGCAGGAACGCGAGCTGCGACAGTGGCTGTTCGGCGCCGGCTCCAGGATGTCCTCGGGTGCGGCGACCGTCGCAGGGGCGGTCGAGGTGATGGTCGGCGACGTCGAGGACGTGTACGGGCTGCGGGTGGACCAGGTCGTGGTGGGCGGTGACGGCCCGGTGGGGGACGCCCAGGAGGCCGTCCTGGGCGCTGTCCGCGAGGCCCTGGTCAACGTCGCCAAACACGCCGGTGTCGACACCGCCGACGTATACGTGGAGAACGACGGTCGCACGCTCAGCGCGTTCGTCCGCGATCGCGGCAGCGGCTTCGATCCCGACACCGTCGACGGCGACCGCCACGGGTTGGCGCAGTCCATCCGGCACCGTGTGGAGAGCCGCGGTGGGGCGGTGCGCGTGCGCAGTACTCTCGGCCGCGGTACGGAGATCGGGATCGAGATGCCGCTGGAGGGCGAATGACGGACGGGTCGCAGGACGGACCGGAGGGCGATGGCGGGCTTTGCCGGGTCTTCCTGGTGGACGATCACGCGGTGTTCCGCAGCGGGGTCCGTGCCGAACTCGCCGGGCAGTCGACGATCGAGGTCGTCGGCGAGGCGGGGTCGGTCGCCGAAGCCGTGGCAGGCATCGGTCGGGCGCGCCCCGACGTGGTGCTGCTCGACGTGCACATGCCCGACGGCGGTGGCGTGGCCGTGCTGCGCTCGGTGCTGGGGTCCGACCCGGGCGGCGTCGTCGACCCCGCCCGCGCCCCGGAACCGACCTTCCTCGCGCTGAGTGTTTCCGACGCCGCCGAGGACGTGATCGCGGTGATCCGGGCGGGCGCCCGCGGCTACGTCACCAAGACCATCACCGGCGAGGATCTGGCGGACGCGGTCCGTCGCGTCGCCGACGGGGACGCGGTGTTCTCCCCGCGACTGGCCGGATTCGTGCTCGACGCGTTCGCCCGCGCCACCCCGGGTCCCGCGGACCGGGGCGAGCCCGTCCACGACCCCGAGGTTGACTCGCTCACCCCACGTGAGAAGGAGGTGCTGCGGCTGCTGGCCCGCGGGTACACCTACAAGGAGATCGCCGAGGAACTGTTCATCTCGGTCAAGACCGTGGAGACCCACGCCTCCAACGTCCTGCGCAAGACCCAGCAGTCCAACCGGCACGCGCTCACCCGCTGGGCGCAGTCCCGGCACCTGGACTGACCCGACTGTCGCCAGGGTTGGCTCGCGCGCTGTCGCCTGGCTCGGCCCCGCGTGATGGTCCGTGGAGTCGCTCCGTCATCGGCGTGGTCGAACCCACCTGGTCCGATGCTGACCGGAGTGACTCCACGCGCGACTCGGGGCCATTACGGTGATGTCGTGAGTGAACCGCGCGATCTGCCCGTCTGCATCATCGGCGACTCGTTCGTGGCCGGTTACGGCGACGAGACCGGTCGCGGGTGGACCGCGCATCTGGTCGAGGCGGGCCCCGGGGCCGGGCTGCAGATCCACGCCGCGGTCGCCGGGATCGGCGGAGACACCTCGGAGATGATCCTGGCCCGGTGGGACGAGGTCGACCGTCGGCGGGCCGCCTTCCCCACGACCGCGGTGATCGCGGAGTTCGGGGTCAACGACGCCATGGAGGACGGGGGTGCGGTGCGCGTCGACATGGCGGGCACGGCCCGGGCGCTGCGCGGGATGATCGACCGGGCCCCGGAGGGGCGGTTCCTCGTGGTGGGGCCGCCGCCGGTCGTGTGGGACGAGGTCAACGAGCGGATCGCCGCCCGGGGCGAGACTATGGCGCACGTGTGCGACGAGGCCGGGGTACCGTTCGTGCCGACCTTCGATGTGCTGCTGGCGGGTGGGGCGTGGATGCGCGAGGTCGCCGCCGGGGACGGTGCCCACCCCGGGTCCGGCGGGTACGAGCAGTTTGCCCAGGTGGTGTCTGGCCCGGTGCTCGAATGGTTGCGCCGGTTGCCGGACGTCGAGCCGGGGTACTAGCGGGAACTCTTCATCGCGGGCCTGACCGTCACCGCCGGGTCGCTCTCAAGTTCGGCCAGGCGCTCGGAGCCCATGGGCAGCAGCGCTATACGCCCGTCGGAGTCGAAGTGGAAAGCCCAGCCGTAGGTCTTTGCCAGCGGAGAGGTGCGTAGGCACGGCTGGCCTGTGGCGAAGAACCGCTCGCGTTCGACCGCGCGGTCGTTCTCCACTATGTCCCTGCGTTGGCAGTGCACGTCAAAGATGAGGTCGTCGCTCGTCCACATATAGTCGTGCCCGGCTAGGCGCGTGTACTGCAGTTCGGCCACCGTGCCCTTTCCCGGGGGCGGGGCGAGGGCGGATTCGGCCCTCGTGTCGGGCGCGGGCAGGATCAGGGTGTCGGTGTAGTGGGTGGCGTGCATGGCGATCCTCTATTCCTGTAGCAGTCTGCGGGGTCATCGCAAGATCTCGAATTGTTCGGACACCGTCCGCAACGCACTCGCGCTGCGGGCGAACTGTTCCCGCTCGGTGGTATCGAGCTCCAGCTCCACCACCCTCTGCACGCCGGTCCGTCCGACCACTGCGGGTACCCCGATGAAGATCCCGTCCTCGCCGTACTCGCCGCGCAGCAGTGTGGACACCGGCAGCGAGACCTGTTCGTTGCGCAGCACCGCGCGGGTGATGCGGGCCAGTCCCATGCCGATGCCGTAGCTGGTGGACCCCTTGGAGTCGATGATCCGGTAGGCGGCGTCCCGGGTCTCGTCGAAGATCTGTGTGAGCTGCCTCCGCTTGGCGGGGTCGCCGTCCAGGTCTCGGCGTAGCGGCACCCCGGAGACGTTGGCGGAGGAGAAGACCGGCAGTTCGGTGTCGCCGTGCTCGCCGATGATCGATGCGTGCACGCTCATCGGGGCGACGTCGTAGTACTGGCCCAGCATGTACCGGAAGCGCGCCGTATCGAGGATGGTGCCGGAGCCGATGACCTGCGCGGCGGGCAGTCCGGAGTAGCGCCACGAGGCCTGGGTGAGGATGTCGACGGGGTTGGTGGCCACCAGGAGGATGCCGTCGAAGCCGGTGGCCATGACGTCGCCGACGATCCTCTCGAACAGGTTCATGTTCTTCCCCACCAGGTCGAGGCGGGTCTCGCCGGGTCTCTGGGCGGCGCCGGCGCAGATGACCACCATGGTGGCGTCGCCGCAGTCGTCGTAGGTGCCCTCGGTGACGAGGGTGGGGGAGGGAGCCCATACGACTCCGTGGTTGAGGTCCATGACCTCGCCGACGAGTTTGTCGTGGTCGATGTCGATGATGGCCAGGTGGTCGGCCAGGCCCTGGTTGACGAGCGCGTAGGCGTAGGCGATGCCCACGTCCCCGGCGCCGATGAGCACGATGCGGTTCCCGACGGAGGCTCTCATGCTCACCGAGCGTAGGCGGTCCGGGTGGTCGAGGGGCGACGACGACGAGGACCACCCTTCTCGAACAGGTGTTCTTGCGCGGTGTCGTACCCGTGGTGTTCACTGTTCCCGGATCGAAAAATAGTTCGATTAACGGGCTCGGCGGCGTGTCGTGCGCGACGGGAGGTTCTGATGATGGTAGTGGACTCTGCTGCTATTGCTGATCTGTCCGATCTCGACACGGCCGCACGCGTCGCGGAGCTGCGGCGCCGCCTGGCCGCGATGCCGGGCGGGGGCCCGCCCGCGGCCGCCCGTTCGACGGCGCCCACGGTGACCGTCCCGGTCGTCGCCGCCGGCTCGGGAGCCCCCGTCGTCTCCGCGCCCGTGGAGCGTGCTGAGCCTACGGCGCCCGCCGCGCCCGTCGGCGCCCCGGCCCCGGCGGCGGTCGTGCCCGGCGTGGCCGTTCCGGGCTCCGTGGCCCACCTCTTGCCAGGCGGGGTGCTGCCCGCAGGCCATGTCACGGCGGTGTCCGGCAGTGCGACCCTCCGGGTGGGACTGCTCGCCGCGGCCACGGCCGCCGGTGCGAGGTGCGCAGTGGTCGGGTGGCCGGAACTCGGGGTGGCAGCGGTGGCCGAACAGGGGGGTCGGTTGGACTGTCTGGCGCTGGTCCCGGATCCCGGGCCGGACCCTGCGGCGGTGGTCTCCGTGCTGCTCGACGGGCTGGATCTGGTCCTGCTCGGGCCCGGTGTCCCGGCCGTCGCCCCGTCCCGGGCGCGCGTGCTCGCCGGCCGGGTGCGGGCTGCCGGGGCGGTGCTGCTCGTGGGTGCCGGCTGGCCCGGGGCGGAGCTGATCCTGGCGGGTCGGCACTGCCGCTACGGTGGGCTGGGTGCAGGCGCGGGCCGGTTGGCTTCGGTCTCCACCGTGGTGCACTGTTCCGGCCGGGCGACACCCGCCCGGACCGCGGAATGGGTGGCGGCGGGATGAGTGCCCGGGTCATGGCGGTGTGGTGCCCGGACTGGCCGACGGTCGCGGCGGCCCGAGCCGAGGGGCACGGGCTTCACCTGCCGTTGGCGGTCGTCGGGCCCCGCGGGGTGCTCGCGTGCAACGCGGTCGCCCGGGCGGTCGGGGTGCGGCGCGGACTGCGTCGACGTGAGGCGCAGTTCCGGTGCCCAGAGCTCGTGGTGGTCGCGGCAGACCCGGACCGCGATGCCGCGTGGTTCGAACCCGTGGTGCAGGCTCTCGACGCCGTGGTCCCGGGTATCGAGATCCTGCGCCCCGGGCTGTTCGTGTTCTCTGCGGCCGGTGCCCTGCGCTTCCACGGCGGGGTCGAGCAGGTCGTCACCCGGGTCGTGGACGCGGTGGCGGCCGCCGGCGCGGAGTGTCAGGTGGGGCTCGCGGACGAGCTGCCCACGGCGGTGCTCGGCGCTCGGGGATCGGCCCTGTTGGAGCCGGGTGGGGACGCAGATTACCTGGCCCGGTTGCCCGTGGATGCGCTCGTGGTGGAGCCCGCCCTGGGGGATTCCGAGGTGCTGTCCGAGCTGGTCGGGCTGCTGCACCGGCTCGGCCTGCGGACGCTCGGCGACTTCGCCGAGCTCCCGCCGCGTGATGTGGCCACCCGCTTCGGGGAGGCCGGTGCGGTGGCTCACCGCATCGCCCGCGCCGTCCCGTGGCGGCCGCCCTCGGTGTCTGCGGTGCCCACGGGCTCTGCGGTCGAGCACCGGTGTGATCCGCCCCTGGAACGGGTCGACGAGGCCGCATTCCTCGGTCGGCGGCTGGCGGGGGAGCTGCACACTGTGCTCGCCGCGGCCGGGGTCTCGTGCCTGCGGCTGTCGATCACCGCCCGTGTCGAGGGCGGCACGGAGGTCAACCGGGTGTGGCGATGTTCGTCGCCGCTCACCCCGGAGGGCACCGCCGACCGGCTCCGCTGGCAGCTTGAGGGCTGGCTCACCGGCACCGCGATCGCCGGAGGGGCCGGGGGAGCGGTCACCGCCCTGGTCCTGGAGCCGGTGGAGGTCGTCCCTGCCGGCCGCGTCCAGGAGGGCCTATGGGGAGAAGCCGGGCTCGCGGAGGCCCGCGTCCACCGCGCGCTCGTGCGGGTCCAGGGGCTGCTCGGGCCCGAGGCCGTCCGTGTCCCCGTGGAGGTGGGCGGTCGTGGCCCGGCCGAGCGGGTGCGGTCCCTGCCGTACGGTGACGCCCCGGCCGAGCCCGCCGCCCGGGGGCCGTGGCCGGGAGCACTGCCCGCGCCGTCGCCGTCGGTGGTGTGGCCGGGCCCGGGCTACCGGCTGGAGATCCGCGAGAGCAGTGACCCGGGGGCCGCTGTGGCGGCGCGGGTGTCTCTCGTCGGTGGAGTCGCGCTGCGCAGCGCGACCGGGGAGACCGTCGGGGTGACACCGCGGGGCCTGCTCGGCGACCGGCCCGCCGCGATCGAGGTGGGCGGCCGCAGGTGCGCGCTGCTCGGCTGGTCGCGTCCGTGGCCGATCGACGAGGCCTGGTGGGAGCCCACGCCGGACGGCCAACCCCGCAGGCCCCGGGCCCGCATACAGGTCGTCCCCGAGCGTGCGGCCGCGTTATTGCTCTGCGGTGTGCTCGGGGACGAGTCGGGGCACTGGGTAGTCGAAGGGGTCTACGAATGAGCGGCGCGGGCTCAGCGCTCGATGTCCACCACCAGGCGGGTCGGGTTCTGCAGCAGGAAAGCGGAGAAGGCACGGTCGGAACCCTTGAGGCCGATCACGGCCTGCGCCTGGCCCTCGAACTGCCCGGCGAACGCCACGCCGGCCACCTCGGTCGCGCTGTCCCCGGCCACCGTGCCCACGGGGACCTCCTTCATGTCGGTTTCGGGGGGCAGGACCTGACCGCCGATCGTCACCTGCAGGAACGAGTCACCGGGCACCTCCACAGGAAAGCCGCTGCCCTGCTGGACGGGGGTGTCCACGTAGTCCACGGAGTAACTCGGGGTGCCGCGGCCGTCGAGCTCGAAGACCACGCGGTCCCGGCCCCGGAAGTCGCCCATGCGGATCTCGGACACGACCAACTCGGCGCGCTCGGAGGTGGCGGCCGACTCCTCGCGCTTGGGTGCGGAGTCCGCCGGGCCGGCCGTGGGGTCGGCGGCCTCGGTCTCCTCCGGCGACAGGGCCTGCGCCAGGGCTGCCGGCGAGGACCCCGCGGTGGTCGTCTGGCTCGTGGCGGGGGCGTCGGTCGAGGTGTCGGTCCCACAACCCGCTATGGCCAGGGACGCGGTGGCGGTCAGAGCGGCGGCCGCAACGAGGCGGCGATGTCGGGTACGCATGCCCCCAGCTTAAGTCCCTCTCATCACTTTTGTCCCACGTGGTGGCTACAGTTACACCACTTCGCCTGGTGGGGCACCATGGGGGCGTGTCAGTCATCGATCCCACCCCACTCTCCGCCTGGTGTTCCTTCCAGTCGGCCGACGAGCCGCCGGCCGGAACCGCGGCCCACGAGCAATCGTGGGTCCTGCTGGAGCTGCCCGCGCGCTGGGGACGCGACATCTTCGACGGCGAGGCGCTGGGCGAAGAGTTGTCCGAGCGACTCAAGGAGCACGTCTCGGCCTGCGGATCCCGGATGCTTTTCATCCGGCGCCCCGGCCGCGAGGGTCAACGCATCGACCGTCACCGCTTCTACCTGTGCGACACCAGGCCCGGCCGACGAAGTATCCGAGTCGGCCGCGTCGACCGCCCAGCGGACATGCTCGACTTGGACCTCTCGCCCGGTGGGCACGTGGAAGGCACCCGCGAGATCGCGGCACCGGTACCGCTGGTGTGTACCCACGCCAAGCGTGACCAGTGCTGCGCCGTTCGTGGGCGCCCGGTCGTGGCCGGGCTGGACGAGTTGGTCGGAGCCCGCCTGTCCGCGCTCGACCCCGACGCCGCGGTGTGGGAGTGCTCCCATACCGGCGGGCACCGTTTCGCCCCGGTCTTGCTGCTGCCCGGCACCGGTTACACCTACGGGCCCACGGAGACGGACCTCGCGGCCCGCATCGTCGAGGCCGAACTGGACGGTCGGGTCGTCACCGAGAACCTGCGGGGTCGCAGCACGTGGCCGCCGGCCGGGCAGGTGGCGGAGGTC encodes:
- a CDS encoding ATP-binding protein, which encodes MSENATGPASAAAARPVPPVAGPTMRPLAVPAADFRWYPQLTRVSEGSVVAGVCAGLAEHLGVRVNYVRLAMVLLATLSGAGVALYSALWALTRTAPARVGAGRVDERERRRGMALVVVAVAGAVLSFMVTTATGLSVIVPVLVVALGAGLVWQQYDGGGRVAPRSVFDWARVTAGATLVVVGLAVVVLGQVELAALRSSLLAVVATLVGVGLLSVPVGLRLWRSLEEERAARIREAERSHIASHLHDSVLQTLALIQKRSDDPGQVARLARRQERELRQWLFGAGSRMSSGAATVAGAVEVMVGDVEDVYGLRVDQVVVGGDGPVGDAQEAVLGAVREALVNVAKHAGVDTADVYVENDGRTLSAFVRDRGSGFDPDTVDGDRHGLAQSIRHRVESRGGAVRVRSTLGRGTEIGIEMPLEGE
- a CDS encoding response regulator transcription factor produces the protein MTDGSQDGPEGDGGLCRVFLVDDHAVFRSGVRAELAGQSTIEVVGEAGSVAEAVAGIGRARPDVVLLDVHMPDGGGVAVLRSVLGSDPGGVVDPARAPEPTFLALSVSDAAEDVIAVIRAGARGYVTKTITGEDLADAVRRVADGDAVFSPRLAGFVLDAFARATPGPADRGEPVHDPEVDSLTPREKEVLRLLARGYTYKEIAEELFISVKTVETHASNVLRKTQQSNRHALTRWAQSRHLD
- a CDS encoding GDSL-type esterase/lipase family protein produces the protein MSEPRDLPVCIIGDSFVAGYGDETGRGWTAHLVEAGPGAGLQIHAAVAGIGGDTSEMILARWDEVDRRRAAFPTTAVIAEFGVNDAMEDGGAVRVDMAGTARALRGMIDRAPEGRFLVVGPPPVVWDEVNERIAARGETMAHVCDEAGVPFVPTFDVLLAGGAWMREVAAGDGAHPGSGGYEQFAQVVSGPVLEWLRRLPDVEPGY
- a CDS encoding DUF6157 family protein codes for the protein MHATHYTDTLILPAPDTRAESALAPPPGKGTVAELQYTRLAGHDYMWTSDDLIFDVHCQRRDIVENDRAVERERFFATGQPCLRTSPLAKTYGWAFHFDSDGRIALLPMGSERLAELESDPAVTVRPAMKSSR
- a CDS encoding L-lactate dehydrogenase yields the protein MRASVGNRIVLIGAGDVGIAYAYALVNQGLADHLAIIDIDHDKLVGEVMDLNHGVVWAPSPTLVTEGTYDDCGDATMVVICAGAAQRPGETRLDLVGKNMNLFERIVGDVMATGFDGILLVATNPVDILTQASWRYSGLPAAQVIGSGTILDTARFRYMLGQYYDVAPMSVHASIIGEHGDTELPVFSSANVSGVPLRRDLDGDPAKRRQLTQIFDETRDAAYRIIDSKGSTSYGIGMGLARITRAVLRNEQVSLPVSTLLRGEYGEDGIFIGVPAVVGRTGVQRVVELELDTTEREQFARSASALRTVSEQFEILR
- a CDS encoding DNA polymerase Y family protein; protein product: MSARVMAVWCPDWPTVAAARAEGHGLHLPLAVVGPRGVLACNAVARAVGVRRGLRRREAQFRCPELVVVAADPDRDAAWFEPVVQALDAVVPGIEILRPGLFVFSAAGALRFHGGVEQVVTRVVDAVAAAGAECQVGLADELPTAVLGARGSALLEPGGDADYLARLPVDALVVEPALGDSEVLSELVGLLHRLGLRTLGDFAELPPRDVATRFGEAGAVAHRIARAVPWRPPSVSAVPTGSAVEHRCDPPLERVDEAAFLGRRLAGELHTVLAAAGVSCLRLSITARVEGGTEVNRVWRCSSPLTPEGTADRLRWQLEGWLTGTAIAGGAGGAVTALVLEPVEVVPAGRVQEGLWGEAGLAEARVHRALVRVQGLLGPEAVRVPVEVGGRGPAERVRSLPYGDAPAEPAARGPWPGALPAPSPSVVWPGPGYRLEIRESSDPGAAVAARVSLVGGVALRSATGETVGVTPRGLLGDRPAAIEVGGRRCALLGWSRPWPIDEAWWEPTPDGQPRRPRARIQVVPERAAALLLCGVLGDESGHWVVEGVYE
- a CDS encoding sucrase ferredoxin — translated: MSVIDPTPLSAWCSFQSADEPPAGTAAHEQSWVLLELPARWGRDIFDGEALGEELSERLKEHVSACGSRMLFIRRPGREGQRIDRHRFYLCDTRPGRRSIRVGRVDRPADMLDLDLSPGGHVEGTREIAAPVPLVCTHAKRDQCCAVRGRPVVAGLDELVGARLSALDPDAAVWECSHTGGHRFAPVLLLPGTGYTYGPTETDLAARIVEAELDGRVVTENLRGRSTWPPAGQVAEVAVRDSGVDAGVDDLVVEMDPDDPLVAVVRHTDGRAWRVEAGKRPLPPRPQSCRKPAGEASAWVVESLTVL